One Gadus morhua chromosome 23, gadMor3.0, whole genome shotgun sequence DNA segment encodes these proteins:
- the LOC115537185 gene encoding toll-like receptor 13 isoform X2 produces the protein MENITDSIYGSRKTICVVSRDYLQSEWCSREIQLASFRLFDEQKDVLILVFLEDIPMQQLSPYYRMRRLLKRKTYLSWSRADAHPDLFWEKLRQALETQEHPMGEHLRLTIEDGPPGERQDQSKV, from the exons ATGGAAAACATTACAGACTCCATCTATGGCAGCCGGAAAACCATCTGTGTGGTCAGTCGCGATTACCTGCAGAGTGAATGGTGCTCCAGAGAGATCCAGCTGGCAAG CTTCCGTCTGTTTGACGAGCAGAAGGACGTGCTGATCCTGGTGTTTCTGGAGGACATACCCATGCAGCAGCTGTCTCCGTACTACCGCATGAGGAGGCTCCTGAAGAGAAAAACCTACCTGAGCTGGTCCCGCGCAGACGCACACCCAGACCTGTTCTGGGAGAAGCTCCGGCAGGCCCTGGAGACACAGGAGCACCCAATGGGAGAGCATCTACGGCTCACCATTGAGGACGGaccccctggagagagacaaGACCAGTCAAAGGTTTAG